CATTTGCAAAGTAGAATCAAGGCATGTACTGTAAATATTCATCAGACCCCCAAAAAAACGCCCCAGGGAAAGCTACAATTAAAATCTAAGTTtggttatataataataaatcatacagaCGAATTGGAAAAGTTAAAAGTCAGTGTGACATTCGATGACAAGGAGAGAACAGAGGTCAGCAACCATATGATTGTATGTCAGAATATATATTACGTGCCCTGTAGAAAGAAATTAAAACATATGGTACTCACTGGTACTGTCTGCTGACTGACACGGTCATATTTATACAAATGAGGTAAGATTACATGTATGTTTAATATCTATGTAAGATTACTTCACTGTGGAAGGGGGGAGAACTATCCAAATCTGACTCAGAGCCTTGAACCTTTTTTCATTTCCTGTTGTGAGCTGCGTAGGTGATGGTACaggcccgtgtgtgtgtgtatgtatataaacCAGGGATGTAGCAGTTAGGCcttcttcttcagctcctcaAACCGCCTTGTTAAGTCGTCAAAGTCGATGTCATCCGAACTGGTGGTGTTCCTGCCGAAGGAGGATGTGGGGAGTGTGTCTGGAACAGAGGGGAGCTCTGGGAGAGAGTTGGTGTCAAATGGCTGGAACGAAGGACCAGGACCTGGAGAGTAATATATGGTATTCAATTTTAATTTATGCAACAGTATATCTGGCAGTTTATACAACAGCAAAACATAACAGGGTGAGTTTCCCAAAAGCAACAGGGAATAAAGGCTTTGTGTGCAATGACAAAAATGTTAACAGCACATAATGGAAAGTCAGAAAGCAGAACTACTCAACAGAAAATGCAAATATATGAATGGACAAATGCGTTGCTTGCATGAAAGACCTGAGGGAAAATTTCAATAATATTTCTTGGATACATCTAGTGATATcctacatttttctttttttcaaaaaatcctaTGAAAACACCAAACCAACTATGAATTTATCGTAAGTATTGCCAGTGATGCCAAAGCCTGATCTGCTTCTGAATACAGTTCCCAACAAATACACAATCTACTCTTAGTTGggtaacatttgctaaaatctacagtgcccagctgttttaggaaattgtttagttgtttttaaaaattagACTATATATATCTGTGACCCATTTTTTAAagacttaataataatatgggTTTAGGGTTGAATATCTTTTTGGATATGTTGACAGTAAcacaaatatagaatataggCAACCTTAACTGATTGTTCTCAGAACTCACCTACAGCCTGGAAAGGAAAAGAGGGTTTGGGAGTTAGGTCATCAATCTGAAACACATAGAAAATGTGTAAATGATCATGTCATCttcatatatttaaataaaataatattgtaTGTGTTAGTGTtgagaaataattaataatcatGTTCAACAATGTAGAGTGaacagtaacaaaataaaataaaaaagggaaaactGCAGGGGATATTTGAGAAACCATCACCTTTAGTGtgtgacacaaaaacagacttAAGGACTTAGGCTGctttcacaccagatcaggcgttTAGCGTACAGGGTTGGGAAAGTCCCTGCATATTTTTTCGGCACCCCCTACGGCTGCTGAAGCCGTAGCCCAAACGCACTAcccccattcaaaatgaatgggaggacacctgatctggtgtgaatgcagctaTAGCTCTTTCTAAAACGCACTTAACACTCTTATCTGATCATTTCAAGTCCCACTCAGAGCAATTGATCAAGTCAAAGTTAGTAGTTAGTGAAGTATTAGCACTTTATGCTACCTATATCCAAGCAGAATCTGGGCCTACCCTGAGAAACAGTGTAAAAAAGTATAAGACAAGTAGAAAGTAGAAACTGCAAGCAAGCTAAATGAACTGCTCTTCCCTGAGTGATGCCCTGCTCTGCCCGTCTGTCCATCTGTGGGAACGGGAAGGGGGCATGGATGGGAGGGGTTCAGTCACTTACAGACTCGTATGTGGGGGGACAAGTGGGCAGCTGAGGGGGATGCGCTCCTCCCATGGGGTGCTGGAAGTTGTTGTAGGTTCCGACGGGATTATACGGTccctggaggaaaacaacagtCAGGAACAAGTCTGAGGGAGGCAGGTGACTACTGTAAATGTATAATTCTCATCTCTTTCAAGTCATCCAAAGAAAGGATAATAAAGTACAATTGTTTTCAGACCATTAGGGCTGCCCTCTCTTAATCGACTAATTGGTCATAGTCAACTAATATGtctttagtcgattaatcgtttttaagcttttttcaaactgaatgacttatgtccaagaaacttatgatcaccactcaggtaaacacaagatttaaagtggtgcttttgtgagattctttgtggagaaactcagtttcacaaaTCTATTGATTAAATCACCTAACTGATTAGTCCACAAAATGGTAGGAGTgtcagtcgactaagaatttctttggttgaggacagccctacagaCCATACATCACATTTTGGGTGCAATGATTGGCGATAAAACTACATCTTTCTCACATTGACATTCTTTCTCACATTGACATTCTCATATCATTGCAATAACAGTCTTCCTCGcaataattaaaaatcaatagtttaTAAATGCGCTAAATGTTAAGTTTACTTCAGAATAAAATGGACCGTATTAGGTTTAAAGTGTATGTTAATTCAAattacaaaacaataaatcactgGAGATCATATACAGACTTCTTTATAGCAGCTTTAGTTTTAGGAGAAAATACGAAAAACTAGTGACCTGGACAATGCTTATGAAAAAACACATTGGTACTTTTAAAAGGTCATTTTTGGATGCTTTGAGCCCCAAAAACAAAATTCCATTCACATCTGTTGTAATGGGCTGGTAGCCTTTCTTTTACGTGGTATGGGTGAACTTTCCCTTTAAAGCTAGTTATAAGGATGCAAATCTCAAATGatgatcatcttttttttttaaaagagatgtTGTATTATAAACAAATCACTAAagtgttgtttgttttaactCCATTTGAggattaaataaatatcaagaTAATATCGTACATTACAATAATTTTGGCAAAGGTAATTGCACTCCATGGTTGCTTGACATgacaatatatactgtaattgaaGATTTCATCCATGTCGCCCACTCCTATTCCATACGTTTTCTATCACCAAATGCATAACTCACAACAAAATCATAAAGAATGGGTCTTTAAAAGGAATCTCTTACGGCTCCTTTGGGAGGTGGATAGTTGAAAGCTGTTGGCATGGGCATGGGCATAGGCATGCCCATGGGCATGGGCATAGCACCACCAGGAGCAGTgaaacctccacctccacctccaccacctccacctccacctcctcctcctcctcctcctcctcctcttccagacTTCTTGTCGTTGTCCACGTCAATCAGGTCTGCCTCCTCTCCAAGAGACACCTCAGGCTGTGCGGAGACAGGGGTGGATGTGATGAGCAGGTAAATAAACACAATGCATGACTTCATCCTTCTTAGTGAGTGATAAAAGAGTCTTTAATGCTCACCCGGACCATGGCGTCAGGTTCGTACGGCACATTATAGTTCTTGGCGATTTCTATCAGGTAGCGCTCCACCAAGATCTTGGGAGGGGCCTCCACGCCCAGTTTGTGCATCAGCTATAAACAAATCAGATATTTGATAAGATGCCGCTAAAAAGCTACAGGGCTAAAGGTTCATGCATTCTTGAACAGACTTGTGGGCAGTCAGTGGAAAAAATTGCCTACCCTGTCGTTGACTGTGCCAATCTGGTTTGTCCTGCACAGCTTGCCGTACTCCTTGCTATATTTTGCACATAGCTGATCAGATACCTGACAGAAGCATTTAGAGATAAAACTGTCAAGCACAATATAAGGCATAATAGGAATAAATGGACAAGACTTGTTCAATATTGTTGGCAAAGCCGCCATGCCAGCATTATATTATATCTAGACAGTTCTTACAGTTCTTAGTTCAGACACCTCTGCCTGGAGACGAGGCGCTGCCCAGATGAGGGTGGAAACTGCCTCCTGTAAGCCTGGGTCCAGTTCCCTGATTGGAGAAACAGAAAAGgggttaaaaaagaaaaaaacactgacagaAAGTTAATAAAGTGAAAACCCCACATTCCCCAAAGTCAATTCATATACATTGTGCATCAGTATGTTCAATCAAAGTTTGTACTGGTGCACCTCATTGGCTAAGTTACTCACTTCATGGACTGAATGAGGCCAAAGCGAGTCAGCAGCAGGTCACAGTAAAGCTCCAGGATCTCCATGGCTTCCACCAAGTAGTCTTCTCTGATGATGTGCTCCACACGGATCCGGGCCCGCTCATCCTTTCCTGATGACAGGTAATCTGCGATCTCTTTCCTTGCCTTTTGAGCAAGCTCAGCTTCATTTCAAATTTGTGAATGGGAGTGGGGAAAAGGGTAAACTGTCATTACTGAGAGCAACATAACATGAAACAAGAAACCCACTGATTCCACATCAACTGTAGTAGAGTAGGACCAGGGTTTTTATTCAGCCCAGGacttacttttctttttctcaaggAGTTTGAGTCGATTGATGACAAGCCGCAGGTTGACTCTTAGTCTCTCTGCTTTGAATCCTCCTCCCAGCATGATGACAGTCTATCTATGAACAGGATAGCATGAGAGGAGCAGGATACACAGGGAAGGCCAGACACTGTTTGATACAGTTTAAGATTCTGCACAGGTTACATTACATTTCATTCTTTTCGAGGATTTTTAAAGTCCAAATAAAACCAGATCCACTTTTAGTTATACTAGGAGCTTCCGAAAGTTCTAAAATCCTACAGAACACACAGCATCATCTCCTGTCCTATGGTCTCCTTTGTGCAAAGAAACTGATTCCCTTGTTCTGGAAAGGGAAAGAGGTGCCAACATTTAAATCCTGGATAACAACACTGAC
This window of the Sebastes fasciatus isolate fSebFas1 chromosome 2, fSebFas1.pri, whole genome shotgun sequence genome carries:
- the ist1 gene encoding IST1 homolog — encoded protein: MLGGGFKAERLRVNLRLVINRLKLLEKKKTELAQKARKEIADYLSSGKDERARIRVEHIIREDYLVEAMEILELYCDLLLTRFGLIQSMKELDPGLQEAVSTLIWAAPRLQAEVSELRTVSDQLCAKYSKEYGKLCRTNQIGTVNDRLMHKLGVEAPPKILVERYLIEIAKNYNVPYEPDAMVRPEVSLGEEADLIDVDNDKKSGRGGGGGGGGGGGGGGGGGGGGFTAPGGAMPMPMGMPMPMPMPTAFNYPPPKGAGPYNPVGTYNNFQHPMGGAHPPQLPTCPPTYESIDDLTPKPSFPFQAVGPGPSFQPFDTNSLPELPSVPDTLPTSSFGRNTTSSDDIDFDDLTRRFEELKKKA